From a single Ruegeria sp. HKCCD4315 genomic region:
- a CDS encoding DnaA N-terminal domain-containing protein yields the protein MTKSVGKRRENGGENPSEADEAVRTGMQLAKPVGRNAAALKYDILSALTVHALSGDKHRQRSILRIIALITTRYNWRSNELSIGREEIARLWTVNERTVKREMSKFRALGWVTVKRPAARGRVAVYEIDLKQIMIDTQEVWPVIGSDFHARMTDEPEAETNIVPFAIKPATSEVGEGDVWSQVQSILHGRDPELWASWFQHLSEGERAGGSVTLNAPSRFMADYISQKWSQRLLAAYSRVDPAVRVVRVESTE from the coding sequence ATGACGAAAAGCGTTGGCAAACGGCGCGAAAACGGCGGGGAAAACCCGTCTGAGGCAGATGAAGCGGTGAGAACGGGTATGCAGCTGGCTAAACCGGTCGGGCGTAATGCAGCGGCCTTGAAATATGATATACTCTCTGCGCTGACCGTTCATGCGTTGTCCGGAGACAAACATCGACAGCGCAGTATCCTGCGCATCATTGCTTTGATTACGACCCGATATAACTGGCGAAGCAATGAATTGTCGATCGGGCGTGAAGAAATTGCGCGCCTTTGGACAGTGAACGAAAGGACGGTAAAGCGCGAAATGTCCAAATTTCGCGCATTAGGCTGGGTAACGGTCAAAAGACCCGCGGCGCGTGGCAGAGTTGCCGTTTACGAAATTGACCTCAAGCAGATCATGATCGACACGCAAGAGGTCTGGCCGGTCATAGGTTCTGATTTCCACGCGCGAATGACAGATGAGCCTGAAGCGGAAACAAACATCGTGCCTTTCGCAATCAAGCCTGCAACCAGCGAAGTTGGCGAGGGTGATGTATGGTCACAGGTTCAGTCGATTCTTCACGGTCGCGATCCTGAACTTTGGGCCAGTTGGTTTCAGCACCTGTCCGAAGGTGAAAGGGCAGGGGGGTCTGTGACCCTTAATGCGCCGTCGCGGTTCATGGCCGACTACATCTCGCAAAAGTGGAGCCAGCGTTTGCTTGCGGCGTATAGCCGGGTGGATCCCGCTGTCAGAGTTGTGCGCGTGGAATCAACCGAGTGA
- a CDS encoding helix-turn-helix domain-containing protein translates to MSEISYKQLPDYAPGNLLGSGDGRGWSGINYRSYRHLGMEIELPPMEDFLVIAYDKGRTPVQRKVGNTWSDYSLGVGDLTLLNKSDRSEWAWSETVEVSHVYLSAELVESVANEVYEQDVRDIRLRDTLKARDPGISRCVSVIKTEVGENSVGGSLIVEAAAREMSVRLLRKYADTRFGSAARFGKLSRAETNRVVAFVQDQLREKLSYEQAAAEMGLGDWNFMRKFKSTFGHSFHDYVLTQRVERAVSQLRNTRKPIKNIALDCGFYDQPHMNRVFKKIKGVTPGSLRRT, encoded by the coding sequence ATGAGCGAAATTTCCTATAAACAGCTCCCGGACTACGCACCGGGAAATTTGTTGGGCAGTGGCGACGGGCGCGGATGGTCTGGCATCAATTACCGAAGCTACAGGCATCTTGGGATGGAAATCGAGCTGCCGCCAATGGAAGATTTTCTGGTGATTGCCTACGACAAAGGCCGCACACCTGTGCAGCGAAAAGTGGGCAACACTTGGAGCGACTACAGCCTTGGAGTGGGTGATCTTACACTTTTGAATAAGTCAGACAGATCGGAATGGGCGTGGTCCGAAACGGTTGAAGTATCTCATGTCTATCTTAGCGCGGAACTGGTCGAGAGCGTCGCCAACGAAGTCTACGAACAGGATGTGCGCGACATTCGCTTACGGGATACTTTGAAGGCACGCGACCCCGGTATTTCCAGATGCGTTTCGGTTATCAAAACCGAGGTCGGAGAAAACAGTGTTGGGGGCTCTTTGATCGTCGAAGCGGCTGCACGGGAGATGTCGGTCAGACTGCTGCGGAAATATGCTGACACCCGATTTGGATCTGCCGCACGTTTTGGCAAACTCTCGCGCGCTGAAACAAACCGCGTTGTCGCTTTTGTTCAGGACCAGTTGCGCGAGAAATTGTCTTACGAACAAGCTGCGGCCGAAATGGGTCTTGGGGACTGGAATTTCATGCGCAAGTTCAAATCGACCTTCGGGCATTCCTTTCACGATTATGTCCTGACGCAGCGGGTGGAACGTGCGGTTTCCCAATTGCGCAACACGCGCAAACCCATAAAGAACATCGCTTTGGATTGCGGGTTTTATGACCAACCGCACATGAACCGTGTGTTCAAGAAAATAAAGGGCGTGACACCAGGATCTTTGCGCAGAACGTGA